A part of Clostridia bacterium genomic DNA contains:
- a CDS encoding D-alanyl-D-alanine carboxypeptidase, producing MKYMAKINIFILVIVFIISSCITAYAQVQPSCSARSYIVMDVNNLRVLYANNIDEKLPMASTTKIMTAITAIEYGKPDDTVQASQKAVKAEGSSIYLEVGEKMKLIDLIYGLMLRSGNDSAIAIAEHIGGSSEEFAVLMNDLAKKIGAKNTNFKNPHGLDEEGHYTTAYDLALITCYALKNSVFKEIVSSKHKEVEREGEDWRGKFTNKNKILWDFEGGDGVKTGYTKKAGRCLVSSATRNGLQLVCVVLNCGPMFEESMELMEHAFKNYGVYDICKKGETIKEIPVLKGEEDFVNAVCENNLKVTLKRSETKKVNLIKRYEKNIKAPVEKNKICGKIIVKLGNKVLAETNLVTDSQIPEKTFIRTFDKIIKNWIY from the coding sequence ATGAAATATATGGCTAAAATTAATATATTTATTTTAGTAATAGTATTTATCATTTCAAGTTGCATAACAGCTTATGCTCAAGTACAACCATCTTGTTCTGCCCGATCATATATTGTTATGGATGTTAACAATTTAAGAGTACTTTATGCCAATAATATAGATGAGAAATTGCCTATGGCAAGCACCACAAAGATAATGACAGCGATTACGGCAATAGAATATGGAAAACCCGATGATACAGTGCAAGCCAGTCAAAAAGCGGTTAAGGCTGAGGGTTCTTCTATATATCTTGAAGTGGGAGAAAAGATGAAGCTGATTGATCTTATTTATGGTCTTATGTTGAGATCTGGGAATGATTCTGCTATTGCTATAGCTGAACATATAGGTGGCTCATCGGAAGAGTTTGCAGTATTGATGAACGATCTAGCAAAAAAGATAGGGGCAAAAAATACAAATTTTAAAAACCCACATGGTTTGGATGAGGAGGGACACTATACAACAGCATATGATTTAGCACTGATTACTTGTTATGCATTAAAAAATTCCGTGTTTAAAGAAATAGTCTCATCCAAACATAAAGAAGTCGAAAGAGAGGGCGAAGATTGGAGGGGGAAATTTACAAATAAAAATAAAATTTTATGGGATTTTGAAGGAGGGGATGGAGTTAAAACAGGTTATACAAAAAAAGCCGGAAGATGCCTTGTATCATCTGCAACTAGAAATGGCCTACAGTTAGTATGTGTTGTTTTAAATTGTGGTCCTATGTTTGAAGAATCTATGGAATTAATGGAACATGCTTTTAAAAATTATGGTGTGTACGATATCTGCAAAAAGGGCGAAACAATAAAAGAAATACCTGTACTAAAAGGTGAAGAGGATTTTGTAAACGCAGTTTGTGAAAATAATTTAAAGGTAACGTTAAAGAGAAGTGAAACAAAAAAAGTGAACCTGATAAAAAGATATGAAAAAAATATAAAAGCTCCAGTGGAGAAAAATAAAATTTGTGGTAAAATAATAGTGAAACTTGGCAATAAGGTGCTGGCTGAAACTAATCTTGTAACCGATAGCCAAATACCAGAAAAGACTTTTATAAGAACATTTGATAAAATAATCAAAAATTGGATCTATTGA
- a CDS encoding pseudouridine synthase, giving the protein MRLQKFMAQCGVASRRKSEEIITQGRVKVNGKTASQPGLKIKPGVDKVTVDGKKIVKEDKKIYILLNKPSGCVTTADDQFGRKKVLDYIGDINYRIYPVGRLDYETEGLLILTNDGELTNKLLHPRNQVEKRYLAILDGVPSSGKLHIFKKGIRLEDGITSPAFIKINKIVDGNAVVTIGIKEGRNRQIRRMCQRIGHKVLYLKRIAIQNLEIGSLQPGQWRLLNNKEINYLKSL; this is encoded by the coding sequence ATGAGGCTTCAAAAGTTCATGGCTCAATGTGGGGTTGCTTCCAGAAGGAAAAGTGAAGAGATAATAACTCAGGGAAGGGTTAAGGTGAATGGAAAGACAGCAAGTCAACCCGGCCTAAAAATAAAACCTGGAGTGGATAAAGTAACTGTAGATGGCAAAAAAATTGTCAAAGAGGACAAAAAGATATACATTCTTTTAAATAAACCTTCAGGATGTGTGACTACAGCTGATGATCAGTTTGGTAGAAAAAAAGTATTAGATTATATAGGTGATATAAATTATAGGATATATCCTGTAGGTAGATTGGATTATGAAACAGAAGGACTTCTTATTCTCACTAATGATGGAGAGTTGACAAACAAATTATTACATCCTCGAAATCAGGTAGAAAAAAGATATCTGGCTATATTAGATGGGGTACCTTCATCAGGAAAACTACATATTTTTAAAAAGGGAATTAGGCTAGAGGATGGGATTACTAGTCCTGCTTTCATTAAAATAAATAAAATAGTTGATGGAAACGCTGTAGTAACTATAGGGATAAAAGAAGGAAGAAACAGACAGATAAGGAGAATGTGTCAAAGGATAGGGCATAAGGTGCTTTATCTTAAGAGAATAGCGATTCAGAACCTCGAAATCGGATCGCTTCAACCAGGGCAATGGAGGTTGCTAAACAATAAAGAGATTAATTATTTAAAAAGTCTATAA
- the scpB gene encoding SMC-Scp complex subunit ScpB: MEENKMISIVESVLFVSGEPIEISKICDVLNIIEYQLEILIDKYNKNSFGLIITKLNNKVQLCTKPEYAEYIQLLANRENRQRLTQPLLETLSIIAYRQPITRQEIEAIRGVNSTTSLNKLVELELIEERDRKDAPGRPILYGTNDAFLRYFNIQSIEELPKYQQLKKDTE, from the coding sequence TTGGAAGAAAATAAGATGATATCTATAGTTGAATCTGTTTTATTTGTTTCAGGTGAACCTATAGAAATATCTAAAATATGTGATGTATTAAATATAATCGAATATCAACTTGAAATACTAATTGATAAATATAATAAAAACAGTTTTGGTCTGATTATAACTAAATTGAATAATAAAGTTCAATTATGTACAAAGCCAGAGTATGCTGAATACATCCAGTTGCTAGCAAATCGTGAAAACAGACAAAGACTTACACAGCCTCTATTAGAAACTCTATCAATTATAGCATACAGACAACCGATAACTAGGCAAGAAATTGAGGCTATAAGAGGGGTTAATTCTACAACTTCATTAAACAAGTTGGTAGAATTAGAATTGATAGAAGAGAGGGATAGAAAAGATGCCCCAGGAAGACCTATTTTGTATGGGACAAATGATGCTTTTCTAAGGTATTTTAACATTCAATCTATTGAAGAACTTCCTAAATATCAACAACTGAAAAAAGATACAGAATAA
- a CDS encoding sodium ion-translocating decarboxylase subunit beta has protein sequence MEKLSFSKALIDFLKNTGFAQIDYRQLIMLTVACILLYLAIKKKYEPLLLLPIAFGMILANLPAAGLMAEPIYNKTTGELEQIGGLLYYLYRGVELGIYPPIIFLGIGAMTDFGPLIANPKSLLLGASAQFGIFLTFIGALFLGFTGPEAASIGIIGGADGPTAIFLTSRLAPHLLGPIAVAAYSYMALVPIIQPPIMKALTTKEERMIVMEQLRPVSKLEKILFPIVVTILGSLLLPSAAPLLGMLMLGNLFRESLVVDRLSKTAQNELINIVTIFLGVTVGATANAETFLSPQTIGIIVLGLIAFSFGTATGTLFGKLMCKLSGGKINPLIGSAGVSAVPMAARVAQTVGQKENPSNFLLMHAMGPNVAGVIGSAIAAGVLLSLFG, from the coding sequence ATGGAGAAATTATCTTTTAGCAAAGCTTTGATAGATTTTCTTAAGAATACAGGTTTTGCGCAAATTGATTACAGACAGTTGATAATGCTAACTGTAGCATGTATATTGCTATATCTTGCAATAAAAAAGAAGTATGAGCCACTTTTGCTTTTACCTATAGCTTTTGGAATGATTCTTGCGAATTTGCCTGCAGCAGGATTGATGGCAGAGCCAATTTATAATAAAACGACAGGCGAACTGGAACAAATAGGCGGATTACTTTATTATCTATACCGGGGTGTAGAGTTAGGAATCTATCCACCGATCATTTTTCTAGGGATAGGAGCCATGACAGATTTTGGTCCTTTGATAGCCAATCCTAAAAGTTTATTATTAGGAGCTTCTGCCCAGTTCGGTATATTCCTTACATTTATAGGTGCACTTTTTCTCGGGTTTACAGGCCCAGAAGCAGCCTCAATAGGTATAATAGGCGGGGCCGATGGACCAACAGCTATATTTTTGACTTCGCGTTTAGCACCTCATCTACTGGGACCTATAGCCGTGGCAGCTTATTCATATATGGCTTTAGTACCTATAATTCAGCCACCAATAATGAAAGCTTTGACCACTAAAGAAGAGAGAATGATAGTCATGGAACAGCTTCGTCCTGTGTCTAAACTTGAAAAAATATTATTTCCTATTGTTGTTACAATACTTGGAAGTCTTTTGCTTCCTTCTGCTGCCCCATTATTGGGTATGCTGATGTTAGGAAATCTTTTCAGAGAAAGTCTAGTTGTAGATAGGCTTAGCAAGACAGCACAAAACGAGTTGATAAATATCGTAACTATATTTTTAGGTGTGACAGTAGGAGCTACTGCTAATGCTGAAACATTCTTAAGTCCGCAGACTATCGGTATTATAGTTTTAGGGCTCATTGCTTTTTCATTTGGTACAGCGACAGGTACTTTGTTCGGAAAGCTGATGTGCAAATTGAGCGGTGGAAAGATAAATCCTTTGATTGGATCAGCAGGGGTTTCAGCAGTTCCGATGGCTGCACGTGTTGCACAAACAGTGGGACAAAAAGAAAATCCGAGCAATTTTCTACTCATGCATGCGATGGGACCTAACGTTGCAGGTGTCATAGGTTCAGCGATTGCTGCAGGGGTTCTGCTCTCTTTGTTCGGATAA
- a CDS encoding carboxyl transferase domain-containing protein, translating to MTTDSKIADMQRKKISIRQGGGKQKIEEQHSKQKLTARERLELLLDQGSFVEIDAFVEHRSTNFNMPQVQAHGDGVITGYGTIQDRLVFVYAQDFTVIGGSLGEMHAKKICKVMDMAIEMGAPIIGLNDSGGARIQEGIDALKGYGEIFLRNTKASGVIPQISVIMGPCAGGAVYSPALTDFIFMVDGTSKMFITGPQVIKAATGEEVSADELGGAMAHNQKSGVAHFVYQDEKTCLENLRKFMGFLPSNNLEESPGNDITDDLNRLSSELNKIIPDEPNKVYDMKNIILEVLDNNDFIEVQPYFAQNIITGFGRLNGKTVGIIANQPKVLAGCLDIDASDKAARFVRFCDSFNIPIVTFTDVPGYLPGVSQEHGGIIRHGAKLLFAYSEATVPKINVIVRKAYGGAYIAMSSKHLGADIVLAWPTAEIAVMGPEGAANIVFRKEIEESQDPQTFRQTKIQEYRDEFANPYKAAARGYVDDIIEPEATRPRLINAIEMLASKRQSGLKKKHGNIPV from the coding sequence ATGACTACAGATAGCAAGATTGCCGATATGCAACGCAAGAAGATTTCAATTAGGCAAGGTGGCGGCAAGCAAAAGATTGAAGAACAACATTCAAAACAAAAGCTTACCGCTAGAGAGAGGCTGGAGCTATTGTTAGACCAAGGTAGCTTTGTAGAAATTGATGCCTTTGTAGAACATAGATCTACAAACTTTAATATGCCTCAAGTACAAGCCCATGGTGATGGTGTGATAACCGGATATGGAACCATCCAAGATAGATTGGTATTTGTTTATGCCCAGGATTTTACGGTTATTGGTGGTTCCCTAGGGGAGATGCATGCTAAAAAGATTTGCAAGGTAATGGATATGGCCATTGAGATGGGTGCTCCAATAATAGGTCTCAATGATTCTGGCGGTGCAAGAATCCAAGAGGGTATAGATGCTTTAAAGGGATATGGTGAAATATTTTTACGAAACACAAAAGCATCTGGAGTAATACCTCAGATATCTGTTATTATGGGGCCGTGTGCTGGTGGTGCTGTTTATTCTCCTGCTCTAACAGATTTTATATTCATGGTGGACGGTACCAGCAAGATGTTTATAACAGGTCCGCAGGTAATAAAAGCAGCAACTGGCGAAGAAGTTAGTGCTGATGAATTAGGAGGTGCAATGGCTCATAATCAAAAGAGCGGAGTTGCACATTTTGTATATCAGGATGAAAAGACATGTCTTGAGAACTTGAGAAAGTTTATGGGTTTTCTCCCTTCTAATAATTTGGAAGAATCTCCAGGCAATGATATAACTGATGATTTGAACAGACTTTCTTCCGAGCTTAACAAAATAATTCCAGACGAGCCCAACAAAGTATATGATATGAAAAATATTATACTGGAAGTGTTAGATAATAACGATTTCATCGAAGTACAGCCATATTTTGCTCAAAATATTATAACAGGTTTTGGACGCCTTAATGGAAAGACAGTGGGTATAATTGCTAATCAACCAAAAGTGCTTGCAGGTTGTTTAGACATTGATGCTTCAGACAAAGCTGCTAGATTTGTTAGATTCTGTGACTCATTTAATATACCTATCGTTACCTTTACTGATGTTCCGGGTTATCTGCCAGGTGTTTCTCAAGAACATGGCGGCATAATACGACATGGTGCCAAACTGCTTTTTGCATATTCCGAGGCTACTGTGCCCAAGATAAACGTAATAGTGAGAAAAGCATATGGTGGGGCATATATCGCTATGAGCAGCAAGCACTTAGGAGCAGATATTGTTCTAGCTTGGCCTACTGCCGAAATAGCTGTAATGGGACCTGAAGGTGCTGCTAATATAGTATTTAGAAAAGAGATAGAAGAATCCCAAGATCCTCAGACCTTTAGACAGACTAAAATACAGGAATACAGGGATGAGTTTGCAAATCCGTATAAGGCTGCTGCCAGGGGTTATGTAGACGATATAATAGAACCTGAAGCAACTAGACCAAGATTGATAAATGCTATTGAGATGTTAGCTAGCAAGAGGCAAAGCGGCCTTAAGAAGAAACACGGAAATATTCCCGTATAA
- the ytfJ gene encoding GerW family sporulation protein translates to MSEHPIQSIMGTTLENMKEMIDVNTIVGDAVETVDGTVIIPISRLSFGFVTGGSEFNANGKETNKKPSDELTKDSHQMPFGGGTGAGISVYPMAFLVVGQGQIRLLHLANRNTADRIAEMIPEIMEEIKSMTKKNKENVYVKNNS, encoded by the coding sequence TTGTCCGAACATCCAATACAATCTATTATGGGAACTACCCTTGAAAATATGAAGGAAATGATAGATGTTAACACAATTGTTGGTGATGCGGTTGAAACGGTAGACGGTACTGTAATAATTCCCATATCTCGTTTGTCCTTTGGATTTGTCACAGGAGGTAGCGAATTTAATGCCAATGGTAAAGAAACAAACAAAAAGCCAAGCGACGAACTCACAAAGGATTCTCACCAAATGCCCTTTGGTGGAGGCACTGGTGCTGGTATTTCTGTATACCCTATGGCTTTTTTAGTGGTGGGACAGGGTCAGATCAGACTTTTACACTTGGCTAACCGCAATACTGCAGATAGAATAGCGGAAATGATACCTGAAATAATGGAGGAAATAAAGAGTATGACCAAAAAGAATAAAGAAAATGTATATGTGAAAAATAATAGTTGA
- a CDS encoding DUF2953 domain-containing protein yields the protein MITSAIVFFVLLVMLFINLKIRVKAYINMAKKESYITFSALGGLFNLKYDLKWTKKTQRKRAVKFICIIKGIKYMLNKTTLSNLFFHMKLGLDDAYYTALATGFFISVSNIILSILKQTVKVNNQNINILPCYNVLTFELDFDCIISIKLGHIIIAGFKMVSCR from the coding sequence TTGATTACCTCCGCAATAGTATTTTTCGTGTTATTAGTAATGTTATTTATCAATTTAAAGATAAGGGTAAAAGCATATATAAACATGGCCAAAAAAGAGTCATATATAACCTTTAGTGCTTTGGGAGGATTGTTTAATTTAAAGTATGATTTAAAATGGACCAAAAAGACACAAAGAAAAAGAGCAGTTAAATTTATTTGTATAATTAAAGGAATAAAATATATGTTGAACAAGACAACCCTATCTAATCTTTTTTTTCACATGAAGCTTGGTTTAGATGATGCATATTATACCGCATTAGCTACAGGCTTTTTTATTTCGGTGAGCAATATTATACTTAGTATTTTAAAGCAAACTGTAAAAGTTAACAATCAGAATATAAATATATTGCCTTGCTATAACGTGCTCACATTTGAATTGGATTTTGACTGCATAATAAGTATAAAATTAGGTCATATTATTATTGCAGGTTTTAAGATGGTATCATGCAGATAA
- the surE gene encoding 5'/3'-nucleotidase SurE produces MNILITNDDGIYSEGIKYLANTLKDIAKIYVVAPDRERSAIGHAITMHRPIRIQKKDLFISGVNAFSSTGTPADCIKLAIDEFLKIKPDIIISGINIGLNIGTDIIYSGTVAAAIEASVMGVPSIAISVENGIEQNFIYASRTCKKVINGLQAKRIPEEFILNINIPDINRTEIKGTKITQMGIRKYKDNYIKRKDPRGTDYYWLAGQLIEEKNNKNTDVSAIKEGYISVTPITYNLTDINMFHRLQKSDLNN; encoded by the coding sequence ATGAATATACTCATAACAAACGATGATGGAATTTATTCTGAAGGCATAAAATATCTAGCCAACACTCTAAAGGATATAGCTAAAATATATGTGGTCGCTCCTGACAGAGAGAGAAGTGCCATCGGCCATGCAATAACTATGCACAGACCTATAAGAATACAAAAAAAAGATCTGTTTATTTCAGGTGTAAATGCGTTTAGCAGTACCGGAACCCCTGCAGATTGTATTAAGCTAGCTATAGACGAATTTTTAAAAATAAAACCTGATATAATTATTTCCGGAATAAATATTGGTTTAAATATAGGTACTGACATAATATATTCAGGTACTGTTGCAGCCGCCATCGAAGCATCAGTTATGGGTGTTCCTTCTATAGCGATTTCAGTAGAAAACGGCATAGAACAAAATTTTATCTATGCTTCTCGAACTTGTAAAAAAGTTATAAATGGACTACAGGCCAAAAGAATCCCTGAAGAATTTATATTGAATATAAATATACCTGATATAAATAGGACAGAAATAAAAGGAACTAAAATCACACAAATGGGTATAAGAAAATATAAAGATAACTACATAAAACGAAAAGATCCGAGAGGAACAGATTATTATTGGTTAGCTGGCCAGTTGATTGAAGAAAAAAACAATAAAAATACAGATGTATCAGCGATAAAGGAAGGGTATATATCAGTTACCCCAATCACATATAATCTTACGGATATAAATATGTTTCATCGGCTGCAAAAATCGGACTTAAACAATTAA
- a CDS encoding biotin/lipoyl-binding protein — MRKFAITVNGKSYEVEVEEINDGSTVTTRPAPQPTAQVVDKNQSNETKKPASKPSASVPTGAQEIKAPMPGNILDVKINNGDSIKKGDVMFILEAMKMENEIMAPEDGTVASVNVSKGATVDTGDVLASLQ; from the coding sequence ATGAGAAAATTTGCGATCACTGTTAATGGTAAATCATATGAAGTAGAAGTAGAAGAGATAAATGATGGTAGCACTGTTACAACTAGACCAGCGCCTCAGCCAACTGCTCAAGTTGTTGATAAAAACCAATCTAATGAGACTAAAAAACCAGCTTCTAAACCATCTGCCTCTGTACCTACAGGTGCACAAGAAATAAAAGCTCCGATGCCCGGCAATATATTGGATGTAAAGATAAATAACGGAGACAGCATCAAAAAAGGAGACGTTATGTTTATATTAGAAGCGATGAAGATGGAAAATGAGATAATGGCTCCTGAAGACGGAACCGTTGCATCAGTAAATGTAAGCAAAGGTGCTACTGTTGATACAGGAGATGTGCTAGCATCATTACAATAA
- a CDS encoding class I SAM-dependent methyltransferase has translation MVNLLSSTVKLSHEFLEKVVRPGQTVVDATVGNGYDTVFLAELVGEKGIVYGFDIQDKAIKATQKRLIDHGLQQRVVLINDGHQNIGNYINTNINGVLFNLGYLPGGDRSIITLPENTIRCIDICKTKLDTEGIIVICLYTGHDGGLYEKKEIIKYVKELDSKEYSVLHSYFVNKPNNPPELIIIQKK, from the coding sequence ATGGTGAATTTATTATCAAGTACAGTTAAACTGTCTCACGAATTTTTGGAAAAAGTGGTAAGACCCGGACAAACAGTTGTTGACGCAACTGTGGGCAATGGTTATGATACTGTTTTTTTAGCAGAGCTGGTAGGGGAAAAAGGAATAGTATATGGATTTGATATTCAAGACAAAGCGATTAAGGCCACCCAAAAACGGCTTATTGATCATGGGTTGCAACAAAGAGTAGTATTGATAAATGATGGACATCAAAATATTGGCAATTATATCAACACAAATATAAATGGAGTTCTATTCAATCTTGGATATCTGCCCGGCGGGGATCGCTCGATAATAACTTTGCCGGAAAACACGATAAGATGCATAGATATATGTAAAACGAAGTTGGATACTGAAGGTATAATAGTTATATGCCTATATACAGGGCACGATGGTGGATTATATGAGAAAAAAGAGATAATCAAATATGTCAAGGAATTAGATTCCAAAGAATATTCTGTTCTTCACTCATATTTTGTTAACAAACCTAATAACCCTCCTGAGTTAATTATTATTCAAAAGAAATAA
- a CDS encoding OadG family protein has protein sequence MDKLSNGLIVTFLGMGTVFIVLIALVYILNLLKVLIYDNQNRAKKNTAITKIETDINDVSENNDEDAQCNDDHQKDEFELIAVITAAIAASLNTSTHNIVVRSIKRFPDNIPVWNKIARQEQLNR, from the coding sequence ATGGATAAATTATCAAATGGATTGATTGTTACTTTTTTGGGGATGGGTACTGTATTTATAGTCCTTATAGCGCTAGTATACATACTCAACCTGCTTAAGGTATTGATCTATGATAATCAGAACAGAGCTAAAAAAAACACAGCTATAACAAAAATTGAGACGGATATCAATGATGTTTCTGAAAACAATGATGAAGATGCACAATGTAATGATGACCATCAAAAAGATGAATTTGAATTGATTGCAGTAATAACAGCGGCAATAGCTGCAAGTTTGAATACTTCCACACATAATATCGTTGTGCGTTCAATAAAACGGTTTCCTGACAACATACCTGTGTGGAACAAAATAGCCAGACAGGAACAGTTAAATAGATAA
- a CDS encoding oxaloacetate decarboxylase subunit alpha, translating to MAKVKITDTILRDAHQSQAATRMKTEDMLPIANKLDQVGYYSLEAWGGATFDSCLRYLNEDPWDRLRQLKKAIPNTKLQMLLRGQNLLGYKHYPDDVVDLFVKKAKENGVDIFRIFDALNDTRNMEQAIKSTKKYGGHVQAAISYTTSPVHTVDYFVKLAVELEKMGADTICIKDMANLLLPYKAYELVKKMKQAIKIPIHLHTHNSSGTGSMVYLKAIEAGADIIDTALSPLGNGTSQPATEPMVATLAGTEYDTGLDLDLLNEIAEHFKEVADQLKHQGFLNEKVLGINIKTLIYQVPGGMLSNLLSQLTQQNAEDKFEQVLEEVPMVRKDFGYPPLVTPTSQIVGTQAVLNVLTGKRYQMVTNESKALLRGEYGRLPGEVNPDVQKKIIGDEQPIDYRPADDIEPALDKYRDEIKEYIEQEEDVLSYALFPQVAINFFKYRQAQKYKIDSTLLDKEDQIHPV from the coding sequence ATGGCAAAAGTTAAAATTACTGATACAATACTCAGAGATGCTCATCAATCTCAGGCAGCAACTAGGATGAAAACGGAAGATATGCTTCCTATAGCCAATAAATTAGACCAGGTAGGGTACTATTCTTTAGAGGCATGGGGAGGAGCTACTTTTGATTCCTGTCTTCGATATTTAAATGAAGACCCATGGGATAGGTTGAGACAATTAAAAAAGGCTATTCCAAACACAAAACTACAAATGCTCTTGAGAGGACAAAATCTTCTAGGATATAAGCATTATCCTGATGACGTTGTAGATCTTTTCGTTAAAAAAGCCAAGGAAAACGGCGTGGATATATTTAGAATATTTGATGCATTAAATGATACTAGAAATATGGAACAGGCCATAAAATCAACCAAAAAATACGGTGGACACGTACAAGCAGCTATAAGTTATACTACTAGCCCCGTCCATACTGTTGATTATTTTGTTAAACTGGCAGTTGAATTGGAAAAAATGGGTGCTGATACTATTTGTATAAAAGATATGGCCAATTTGTTACTACCATATAAAGCCTATGAATTAGTAAAAAAGATGAAACAGGCTATAAAAATACCTATACATTTACACACTCATAATTCAAGTGGTACCGGATCAATGGTATACTTAAAAGCAATAGAAGCAGGTGCAGATATAATTGATACTGCACTATCGCCTTTAGGGAACGGTACATCACAACCTGCTACTGAACCAATGGTTGCAACTCTAGCAGGTACCGAATATGATACTGGGTTAGATCTTGACCTGCTCAATGAAATAGCCGAGCATTTTAAAGAGGTAGCGGATCAGCTCAAACATCAGGGTTTTTTAAATGAAAAAGTTTTAGGTATAAATATCAAAACATTGATATATCAGGTACCAGGCGGGATGCTTTCTAATTTGCTGTCACAACTGACGCAGCAGAACGCAGAGGATAAATTCGAGCAAGTATTAGAGGAAGTGCCTATGGTTAGGAAAGACTTCGGATATCCGCCCCTTGTTACGCCAACCAGTCAAATTGTAGGTACTCAAGCAGTATTGAATGTACTTACAGGGAAAAGATATCAAATGGTAACAAATGAGTCAAAAGCTTTACTCAGGGGAGAGTATGGACGCTTGCCAGGAGAAGTAAATCCAGACGTTCAGAAAAAGATAATAGGGGATGAACAACCTATAGATTACCGCCCTGCAGATGATATAGAGCCTGCTCTTGATAAATATAGAGATGAGATAAAGGAATATATTGAACAAGAGGAGGATGTGCTTTCATATGCGCTCTTCCCACAGGTAGCAATTAATTTCTTTAAATACAGACAGGCACAAAAATATAAAATAGACAGCACATTGCTGGACAAGGAAGATCAGATACATCCTGTATAA
- a CDS encoding MurR/RpiR family transcriptional regulator, with the protein MDESHDLIKRINSTYSRMSKGQKLISEYIINNYEKAAYMTASQLGQTVGVSESTVVRFANLLEYDGYPKLLKAMRELVRAKLTTAQRIELSTELNKSTILHSVLKADMNNIKATIDEIDSSVFDMVVEDIFKAEKVYIIGLRSAAPIAQFLAYYLNFILDNVKVVTYGFGDIFEQIMKVNKKDLVIGISFPRYSRRTIELLKFSKDEGATIVGLTDSKTSPLNNIAHHTLIARSDMASFVDSLVAPLSLINALIVSVGLKKQDEIYKSFNKLEKIWENYKIY; encoded by the coding sequence ATGGATGAAAGTCATGACCTCATCAAAAGAATAAATTCTACATATAGCAGGATGAGCAAAGGACAGAAACTTATATCTGAATATATAATAAATAATTATGAAAAAGCAGCTTATATGACTGCATCACAACTTGGTCAAACTGTAGGTGTAAGCGAATCAACAGTGGTTAGATTTGCAAATTTGCTTGAATATGATGGTTATCCTAAATTGCTTAAGGCCATGAGGGAACTGGTGCGCGCAAAGCTGACTACAGCACAGCGAATTGAGTTATCAACAGAACTAAACAAATCAACAATACTCCATAGTGTTTTAAAAGCCGATATGAACAACATAAAAGCTACAATAGATGAGATAGACTCCAGCGTATTTGATATGGTTGTCGAAGATATATTTAAAGCGGAAAAAGTTTATATAATCGGTTTGCGAAGTGCTGCCCCTATAGCTCAATTTCTAGCATATTATCTAAACTTTATACTTGATAATGTAAAAGTTGTGACCTATGGTTTTGGGGATATCTTTGAACAAATTATGAAAGTAAACAAAAAAGACCTAGTGATAGGTATTAGCTTTCCTAGGTATTCCCGAAGGACGATTGAATTGCTCAAATTTTCAAAAGATGAAGGGGCTACTATAGTCGGTCTGACCGATAGTAAGACATCGCCCTTAAACAATATCGCTCATCATACTCTGATCGCCAGAAGTGATATGGCTTCCTTTGTGGACTCATTAGTCGCACCTTTAAGTCTTATAAATGCACTTATTGTTTCTGTTGGATTAAAAAAACAAGA